A window from Primulina huaijiensis isolate GDHJ02 chromosome 11, ASM1229523v2, whole genome shotgun sequence encodes these proteins:
- the LOC140988383 gene encoding uncharacterized protein has translation MAEEPIQENEDEIQSQHDHDRRRTLRDHMNPTRTNRQIVEFMCNGTFEDKDPNETIEYLDSLAENDQNWDTIGTIEPSNKIQSPTSGGGMYTFKDEHDLQARFTSLARKDCLHEQANVLNNFKRPNFEQFSQNYNPGWRNHPNFSWRNDNAAQFSQPHFQHQQNFQNYAPYVPPPKRNLEDILNSFIAKQESINTQTAQTMTDLKDTLAKFASALNVHEKGKFPSQPQPNPKDHHSQTGTSGTQPMDQVKSVITLRSGKVVEKSILEPCENDDKSTPKGKEVEPITCEEEDQQIVPPPFPHALKNTKKSNLNSDIYDIFKQVPSYAKFLKDLCTVKRKLNVKKKAFLAEQVSAIIQNNNNLKYKDPGCPTISCIIGERKIKKALLDLGASVNLLPYSVYQELNLACNAIPVILGRPFLATSNALINCRNGIMKLSFGNMTLELNVFNLCKQPHDKGDESEDENLIETLVEENIQEGSTRDQLDICSIETVKENIEIDLDDFIRYHSLPGSEKEFDAKYENKDEPPILELKPLPEELKYAFLGEDETYPVVISSKLASHPYYCFLDGYSGYYQIPIALEDQEKTTFTYPFETFAFRRIPFGLCNAPATFQRCMLSIFNDMVENCLEFFMDDLTIFGSTFDNCLENLEKVLKSDHSAIRYLLTKQDAKPRLACGGHFSSKKTAAKILQCGFYWPTLFKDTHEICKICENCQKLGAISKRNMMPLNPIIEIEIFDCWGIDFMGPFPPSFGYLYILVAVDYVSKWIEAIPCRTNDHKIVIKFLKENIFSRFGIPRAMISDGGTHFVNKPFASLMKKYGITHKVTTPYHPQTNGQVELANREIKQILEKTVNSNRKDWSLRLNDALWAYRTAFKTSLNMSPYSIKMWNTLCTPASVGGNTTL, from the exons atggcggaagaacccatccaggaaaatgaagatgaaattcaatctcaacatgatcatgatagacgaagaacacttagagatcacatgaatcctacacgtacta ataggcaaattgttgaatttatgtgtaatggaacatttgaagataaagatccaaacgagacaattgagtatctcgattcattagctgaaaatgatcaaaattgggacactataggtacaatcgaaccatcaaacaagattcaatctcccacatctggtggaggtatgtataccttcaaagatgaacatgatctgcaagctagatttacctctttggcaagaaaag attgtctccatgaacaagccaatgttttgaacaatttcaaaaggccaaattttgaacaattttctcaa aattacaatccaggttggcgaaatcatccaaattttagttggaggaatgataatgctgcacaattttcacaaccacatttccaacatcaacaaaattttcaaaattatgcaccttatgttcctccacctaaaaggaacttggaagatatattgaattctttcattgcaaagcaagagtctatcaatactcaaactgctcaaaccatgacagatttgaaagatactcttgctaaatttgcatctgcacttaatgttcatgaaaaaggtaagtttccttcacaaccacagcctaatcccaaggatcatcattcacaaaccggaacttctggaactcaaccgatggatcaggtaaaatctgttattacccttcgcagtggtaaggtagtggaaaaatccattcttgaaccttgtgaaaatgatgataaatcaactccaaagggtaaggaagtggaacccataacttgcgaagaagaggatcaacagatagtgccaccaccattccctcatgcattgaaaaatacaaaaaaatcaaatttgaattctgatatatatgatatttttaaacaa gtaccatcatatgccaaatttttgaaagacttgtgcaccgtgaaaagaaaattgaatgtgaaaaagaaagcatttttagccgaacaagtaagtgcaattattcaaaataataataatttgaaatacaaagaccctggttgtcctactatttcatgtattattggagaacgaaagattaaaaaagccttgcttgatcttggagctagtgtgaatttacttccatattcagtttatcaagaactcaatctag cttgtaatgcaattcctgtaattttgggtcgtccatttttagcaacttctaatgctcttataaattgcaggaatggaataatgaagttgtcatttggtaacatgaccttggagcttaatgtttttaatctttgtaagcaaccacatgacaaaggagatgaaagtgaagatgaaaatcttattgaaactcttgtggaagaaaacattcaagaagggagtactcgtgatcaattagatatttgttcaattgaaactgttaaagaaaatattgaaattgatcttgatgattttatcaggtatcactcgttaccaggatcagagaaagaatttgatgcaaaatatgagaacaaagacgaaccacccatattggagttaaaacccttgccagaagaattgaagtatgcatttcttggagaagatgaaacatatccggtggtaatttcttccaaactagcaa gtcatccctactactgttttcttgatggatattcaggttattatcaaattcccattgcacttgaagatcaagaaaaaactacattcacatatCCTTTTGAaacatttgcattcagaaggataccatttggtttatgcaatgccccagcaacatttcaaagatgtatgctaagcatttttaacGACATGGTTGAGAATTGTTTGgagtttttcatggatgatttaactatttttgggagtacatttgataattgtcttgaaaatttagaaaaagttttaaaaag tgatcattctgctattagatatttgttgaccaaacaggatgcaaagccacgact agcatgcggaggacatttttcttcaaagaaaacagctgcaaaaatcttgcagtgtggattttattggcccactttgtttaaagacacccacgaaatctgcaagatctgtgaaaattgtcaaaaattgggtgcgatttcaaaaagaaacatgatgcctttgaatcctattattgaaattgaaatctttgattgttggggaatagattttatgggaccttttccaccgtcgtttggatacttgtatattttagttgcagttgattatgtttccaaatggatagaggcaattccatgtcgaacaaatgatcataaaatcgtcatcaaatttttaaaagaaaatatttttagtagatttggaattcctcgagccatgataagtgatgggggaactcactttgttaataaaccatttgcttcattaatgaaaaaatatggtattactcacaaagtaactactccttatcatcctcaaacaaatggacaagttgaattagctaatagggagataaagcaaattttggaaaaaactgttaactcaaatagaaaagattggtctctgcgacttaatgatgcactttgggcatatcgaacagcttttaaaacatcattgaatatgtctccctatag CATCAagatgtggaacacattatgcacTCCAGCTAGTGTCGGTGGCAACaccactctataa